The Nitratidesulfovibrio sp. SRB-5 genome includes a window with the following:
- a CDS encoding response regulator has translation MTQHQTQPPARPTDETPGVTPGRAARSLRSRLRRKRPALHWNIQTFIVPAVLVAVWGVLLLALYQWNARTEAAHVRELALLQARAFFSQIVSTRAWNAAHGGVFVRTSELGRPNPWLPPDQRTLLAADGTLLTRMNPAYMTRQISEFLTTSQGVSFRITGLHPLRQENEADAWENESLQAFSKGARETFTLTLPPDGEQPRAAERTASSGDTRHGPSFRYMAPLMADQSCLGCHRTADDTVGGLRGGISVSIAATPLLALERQRLDQTALAYAIIGVVGLLGIGGASLQVSRKKALAEAANRMKSAFLANMSHDMRTPLTGIIGMAELLSGFQPGGVGAPSGAASVAHAPAEASTDIDAQQAEHGARYNEYLGQLRCAAANLLEIVNDITDFSCLESGRMRLAPRTFRLRPSLDACLGVFRFAGERKGLSLSLHVAENVPEALVGDDFRLRQALGNLIGNAVKFTRQGGIAVVVNLVPEQVPHMTPAAATDSLHRPGAGTAPREVLLRFAVVDTGVGIPAEQQESIFESFVQGEAASSLCLGGTGLGLAISREIARMLDGDIGVSSTPGTGSEFWFTARFTLAGPPPDGDTKGDADAHGDDASAPGTGLAAWVGTFGGRSACPAPPMTGETGRAAETGPAGGTSAPLRLLVADDNPVNRLFMQDVLRGAGHQVAVATDGVQALRLLEELRPDLALLDVRMPGCDGTEVVRRLRAGLVPGVAPDMPVLAVTASAVGRESAALLGAGMTGCVCKPLTAAMLLSAVADAATGGTPLECPGTGGYADDMHHWSDGEGPTTSRTGMPPAESRGQTLPGGPAAHDRSAAPDAADGPGAPHATGAPQLPGIPGAPNATDAPDIADVTAAAAAPGASDVMDEAAALDALGGNRPLFVKLCRAFLDEVDARRDALTAAVREGRRQDALREAHALRNSAGMLRLSALHGLCDELEQAAGRPATAPGAQLPDILNRLLPLLEAGVARVRIVTTDPDATGSTGATGAAGSTGATDTATPGTSPVKETHR, from the coding sequence ATGACGCAACACCAGACCCAGCCCCCGGCGCGCCCGACCGATGAAACGCCCGGCGTCACCCCGGGACGCGCGGCAAGAAGCCTGCGCTCCCGGCTGCGCCGCAAGCGCCCGGCCCTGCACTGGAACATCCAGACCTTCATCGTGCCTGCCGTGCTGGTGGCCGTATGGGGGGTGCTGCTGCTGGCCCTGTACCAGTGGAACGCCCGCACCGAGGCGGCCCACGTGCGCGAACTGGCGCTGTTGCAAGCCCGGGCGTTCTTTTCGCAGATCGTCTCCACAAGGGCCTGGAACGCGGCCCACGGTGGAGTGTTCGTGCGGACCAGCGAACTGGGGCGGCCCAACCCCTGGCTGCCGCCCGACCAGCGCACCCTGCTGGCGGCGGACGGCACCCTGCTCACCCGCATGAACCCGGCCTACATGACCCGCCAGATCTCGGAATTTCTCACCACCAGCCAGGGGGTCAGCTTTCGCATCACCGGCCTGCACCCCCTGCGGCAGGAAAACGAAGCCGATGCGTGGGAAAACGAATCGTTGCAGGCCTTCAGCAAGGGCGCGCGAGAAACCTTCACCCTGACCCTGCCCCCGGACGGCGAGCAGCCCCGCGCGGCGGAAAGAACCGCCAGCAGCGGCGACACCCGGCACGGCCCCAGCTTCCGCTACATGGCCCCGCTGATGGCCGACCAGTCGTGCCTGGGCTGCCATCGCACCGCCGACGACACCGTGGGCGGCCTGCGCGGAGGCATCAGCGTATCCATAGCGGCGACGCCCCTGCTGGCGCTGGAGCGCCAGCGCCTGGACCAGACGGCGCTGGCCTACGCCATCATCGGAGTGGTGGGGTTGCTGGGCATTGGCGGGGCGTCGTTGCAGGTCAGCCGCAAAAAGGCCCTGGCCGAGGCGGCCAACCGCATGAAAAGCGCCTTCCTGGCAAACATGAGCCACGACATGCGCACCCCGCTCACCGGCATCATCGGCATGGCGGAACTGCTGTCCGGCTTCCAGCCGGGCGGGGTGGGCGCCCCCTCCGGTGCCGCATCCGTCGCGCATGCCCCTGCCGAAGCATCCACAGATATTGATGCACAGCAGGCGGAACACGGTGCCCGCTACAACGAATATCTGGGGCAATTGCGCTGCGCCGCCGCGAACCTTCTGGAAATCGTCAACGACATCACGGACTTTTCCTGCCTGGAATCGGGGAGGATGCGCCTTGCGCCGCGCACTTTCCGGCTGCGCCCCTCGCTGGATGCTTGCCTGGGGGTGTTCCGCTTCGCGGGCGAGCGCAAGGGGCTCTCCCTGTCCCTGCACGTGGCGGAAAACGTGCCCGAGGCGCTGGTGGGCGACGACTTCCGGCTGCGCCAGGCCCTTGGCAACCTCATCGGCAACGCGGTGAAGTTCACCCGCCAGGGGGGCATCGCCGTGGTGGTGAATCTGGTGCCGGAACAGGTGCCGCACATGACCCCGGCGGCAGCGACAGACAGCCTCCACCGGCCGGGGGCCGGAACCGCCCCGCGCGAGGTGCTGCTGCGCTTTGCCGTGGTGGATACCGGCGTGGGCATTCCGGCGGAGCAGCAGGAATCGATCTTCGAAAGCTTCGTGCAGGGCGAGGCGGCCAGTTCGCTGTGCCTTGGCGGCACGGGCCTTGGCCTTGCCATCTCGCGCGAGATTGCCCGCATGCTGGACGGCGACATTGGCGTATCCAGCACGCCGGGCACGGGCAGCGAATTCTGGTTCACCGCCCGGTTCACCCTGGCGGGCCCGCCCCCCGACGGGGACACGAAAGGAGACGCTGACGCGCATGGCGACGACGCCAGCGCGCCGGGCACGGGACTGGCCGCATGGGTGGGCACCTTCGGTGGCCGCAGCGCCTGCCCGGCCCCGCCCATGACCGGGGAAACCGGTCGCGCCGCGGAAACCGGACCGGCCGGGGGCACATCCGCCCCGTTGCGGCTGCTGGTGGCCGACGACAACCCGGTGAACCGGCTGTTCATGCAGGACGTGCTGCGCGGGGCCGGGCACCAGGTGGCCGTGGCAACGGACGGCGTGCAGGCCCTGCGCCTGCTGGAGGAACTGCGGCCCGACCTGGCCCTGCTGGACGTGCGCATGCCCGGCTGCGACGGCACCGAGGTGGTACGCCGCCTGCGCGCCGGGCTTGTGCCGGGGGTTGCGCCCGACATGCCGGTGCTGGCCGTCACCGCCTCGGCGGTGGGCCGCGAAAGCGCCGCCCTGCTTGGCGCGGGCATGACCGGCTGCGTGTGCAAGCCGCTGACCGCCGCCATGCTGCTTTCCGCCGTGGCCGATGCCGCCACCGGGGGCACCCCGCTGGAATGCCCCGGCACGGGCGGCTACGCCGACGACATGCACCACTGGAGCGACGGGGAGGGGCCGACCACTTCCCGCACGGGGATGCCGCCCGCCGAATCCCGCGGCCAGACGCTGCCCGGCGGCCCCGCCGCGCACGACCGTTCCGCCGCCCCCGACGCTGCTGATGGTCCCGGCGCACCTCACGCAACTGGCGCGCCCCAACTACCCGGCATACCCGGCGCCCCAAATGCCACAGACGCCCCGGACATCGCAGACGTCACAGCTGCCGCAGCGGCCCCCGGCGCCTCCGACGTGATGGACGAGGCCGCCGCGCTGGACGCGCTGGGCGGCAACCGCCCCCTGTTCGTGAAACTGTGCCGGGCCTTTCTGGACGAGGTGGATGCCCGGCGCGACGCGTTGACCGCCGCCGTGCGTGAGGGACGACGCCAGGACGCCCTGCGCGAGGCGCATGCCCTGCGCAACTCGGCGGGCATGCTGCGCCTTTCGGCCCTGCATGGCCTGTGCGACGAACTGGAGCAGGCGGCGGGCCGCCCCGCCACTGCGCCCGGCGCCCAACTGCCCGATATACTGAACCGGTTGCTACCGCTGCTTGAGGCTGGTGTGGCCCGCGTGCGCATCGTCACCACCGATCCCGACGCGACCGGCTCGACTGGCGCAACCGGCGCGGCTGGCTCAACTGGTGCAACCGACACCGCAACGCCGGGAACCTCCCCGGTGAAGGAGACGCATCG
- a CDS encoding cytochrome c3 family protein, protein MSEEAPRNGRTGLRLIVVGAALGVVLAAGAGFGMKVTDRRPFCASCHIMQEAALTHKASTHANLACNECHAPQNLAAKLPFKAVAGAKDVYMNTLGRPDDVIHSGQSTKDVVNANCKACHTMTNKQVASMDSKPYCVDCHRNVQHMRMTPISTRKVADG, encoded by the coding sequence ATGTCAGAGGAAGCACCTCGCAACGGACGTACGGGGCTGCGGCTCATCGTCGTCGGGGCGGCCCTTGGGGTCGTGCTGGCGGCGGGGGCGGGCTTCGGCATGAAGGTCACGGACCGGCGTCCGTTCTGCGCGAGCTGTCACATCATGCAGGAGGCGGCGTTGACGCACAAGGCGTCCACCCACGCCAACCTGGCCTGCAACGAGTGCCACGCTCCGCAAAACCTGGCTGCAAAGCTGCCCTTCAAGGCGGTGGCGGGGGCCAAGGACGTGTACATGAACACGTTGGGCAGGCCGGACGACGTGATCCATTCGGGCCAGTCCACCAAGGACGTGGTCAACGCCAACTGCAAGGCATGCCACACCATGACCAACAAGCAGGTGGCCAGCATGGATTCCAAGCCCTATTGCGTGGACTGCCACCGCAATGTCCAGCACATGCGCATGACGCCGATCAGCACAAGGAAGGTCGCCGATGGATAA
- a CDS encoding ammonia-forming cytochrome c nitrite reductase subunit c552 gives MNNTLSLRTVRGMVRRGALLLAVSLVPFALAGCSDVAELKTPVFKTKIAAEETRSSAFKAEFPQQYASYQRNDESTVMTEFNGSVPFNKNDNVNPLPEGYKHAQPYLKNLWLGYPFSYEYRNARGHTKALEDFLHIDRINTYAEKGGLPATCWNCKTPKMMGWVKQYGDDFWAKDVNEFRDKIDMKDETIGCANCHDPQTMELRLYSEPLKDQLKAQGKDWDKLSRNDKRSLVCGQCHVEYYFQDKEKGVAKKPVFPWADGYDPQQMYTYYKTAGNSQMKGFEGNFVDWVHPVSKTPMIKAQHPEYEMWQNGVHGAAGVSCADCHMGYTRTDDKKKISGHWWTSPLKDPDMRACRQCHSDKSPDYLRSRVLFSQQKTFDQLLKAQDLSVKAHEAVRLASEFQGAKPANYDELMIQARDMVRKGQFFWDYVSAENSVGFHNPAKALDTLASSQQYSQQAVDLASEATGFAISKDLAGDIRKIVPPILTHSRKLQQDPEHMKTHQWFKYLPTLPKADKVWDGQKKLVSAAQ, from the coding sequence ATGAACAACACGCTGTCGCTGCGCACGGTGCGCGGCATGGTCCGCAGGGGGGCCCTGCTGCTTGCCGTCTCGCTTGTCCCCTTCGCTCTTGCGGGCTGTTCCGACGTTGCGGAACTGAAGACCCCGGTGTTCAAGACCAAGATCGCGGCGGAAGAAACCCGCAGCAGCGCCTTCAAGGCGGAATTTCCCCAGCAGTACGCAAGCTACCAGCGTAACGACGAAAGCACCGTGATGACCGAATTCAACGGTTCGGTGCCGTTCAACAAGAACGACAACGTCAACCCGCTGCCCGAAGGCTACAAGCACGCCCAGCCGTACCTGAAGAACCTGTGGCTGGGCTATCCGTTCAGCTACGAGTACCGCAACGCGCGCGGCCACACCAAGGCGCTGGAAGACTTCCTGCACATCGACCGCATCAACACCTATGCGGAAAAGGGCGGCCTGCCCGCCACCTGCTGGAACTGCAAGACCCCCAAGATGATGGGCTGGGTGAAGCAGTACGGCGACGACTTCTGGGCCAAGGACGTCAACGAGTTCCGCGACAAGATCGACATGAAGGACGAGACCATCGGCTGCGCCAACTGCCACGATCCGCAGACCATGGAATTGCGCCTGTACAGCGAACCCCTGAAGGACCAGCTGAAGGCGCAGGGCAAGGACTGGGACAAGCTTTCGCGCAACGACAAGCGGTCGCTGGTCTGCGGCCAGTGCCACGTGGAATACTACTTCCAGGACAAGGAAAAGGGCGTCGCCAAGAAGCCCGTGTTCCCCTGGGCCGACGGCTACGACCCGCAGCAGATGTATACCTACTACAAGACGGCGGGCAATTCGCAGATGAAGGGCTTTGAGGGCAACTTCGTGGACTGGGTGCACCCCGTGTCCAAGACGCCCATGATCAAGGCCCAGCACCCCGAATACGAAATGTGGCAGAACGGCGTGCACGGCGCGGCGGGCGTATCGTGCGCCGATTGCCACATGGGCTACACCCGCACCGATGACAAGAAGAAGATCTCGGGCCACTGGTGGACCTCGCCCCTGAAGGACCCGGACATGCGCGCCTGCCGCCAGTGCCATTCGGACAAGAGCCCCGACTACCTGCGCTCGCGCGTGCTGTTCAGCCAGCAGAAGACCTTCGACCAGCTGCTGAAGGCCCAGGACCTGTCGGTGAAGGCGCACGAGGCCGTCCGCCTGGCCTCGGAATTCCAGGGCGCCAAGCCCGCCAACTATGACGAACTGATGATCCAGGCGCGCGACATGGTGCGCAAGGGCCAGTTCTTCTGGGATTACGTGTCTGCCGAAAACAGCGTGGGCTTCCACAACCCGGCCAAGGCGCTGGATACGCTGGCCTCTTCGCAGCAGTACAGCCAGCAGGCGGTGGACCTGGCCAGCGAGGCCACCGGCTTCGCCATCTCCAAGGATCTGGCGGGCGACATCCGCAAGATCGTGCCGCCCATCCTGACCCACAGCCGCAAGTTGCAGCAGGATCCCGAGCACATGAAGACGCACCAGTGGTTCAAGTACCTGCCCACGCTGCCCAAGGCAGACAAGGTGTGGGACGGCCAGAAGAAGCTGGTTTCCGCGGCCCAGTAG
- a CDS encoding LysE family translocator, which translates to MSISWNFLVVYTLTVLVATITPGPSMLLALTHGVRYGVRRALASALGNTVASVLQALVAVAGLGVVLAASEDLFRVVRYAGAAYLVYVGVCMLRAPAVPLNAAATAGAAGTEGAADKADAGDTGDTGASYVPGGPGARKLFGQAFFVAAGNPKAIVFFTALFPQFLAPGDTLARSALLVADLAVIAFLGMMLYAVAGARIAALLATTRAARWYNRTVGVAFIGSGAGLALSDR; encoded by the coding sequence ATGTCCATCTCGTGGAATTTCCTTGTCGTGTATACGCTGACGGTGCTGGTGGCCACCATCACCCCCGGCCCCAGCATGCTGCTGGCCCTGACGCACGGGGTGCGCTACGGCGTGCGGCGCGCGCTGGCGTCGGCACTGGGCAATACCGTGGCTTCGGTGTTGCAGGCGCTGGTGGCGGTGGCCGGCCTGGGCGTGGTGCTGGCCGCGTCGGAAGACCTGTTCCGGGTGGTGCGCTACGCGGGCGCGGCCTATCTGGTGTACGTGGGGGTGTGCATGCTGCGCGCCCCGGCAGTGCCCCTGAATGCGGCGGCGACGGCGGGGGCTGCCGGAACCGAAGGAGCGGCAGATAAGGCCGACGCGGGCGACACGGGCGACACGGGCGCATCCTATGTCCCCGGGGGGCCGGGCGCGCGCAAGCTGTTCGGGCAGGCGTTCTTCGTGGCGGCGGGAAATCCCAAGGCCATCGTGTTCTTTACCGCGCTGTTCCCGCAATTTCTGGCGCCCGGCGACACCCTGGCCCGCAGCGCCCTGCTGGTGGCGGACCTGGCCGTCATCGCCTTTCTGGGCATGATGCTCTACGCAGTGGCCGGGGCGCGCATTGCCGCGCTGCTGGCCACCACCCGCGCCGCGCGCTGGTACAACCGCACCGTGGGGGTCGCCTTCATCGGCAGCGGGGCGGGGCTGGCCCTGTCCGACAGGTAG
- a CDS encoding serine dehydratase subunit alpha family protein — protein MDIAAFFAAEVKPALGCTEPGAVALAAATAARHLPAPPERIHLRLSANIYKNGQSVGIPGAQGLRGNMLASALGALAGDADMGLQALAAVTADDVAAARALTERGAVTQEIVQDVPTVYAEAELYRPGHLVVAVVAGRHDRVAEVRHNGQVVYRAEDALGGDSLPPYMADLQRAAFDDLWNWADGIDANLARDLLRGAEMNLAVAEQGLANPWGLAVGHTLGMALRGGDCRNASSSDARAPGSCAPDACGPDISARVKATTAAAADVRMAGANQPVMSSAGSGNHGLTAIIPPALAARAWGRSDAELARALALSHLVTGAVKARTGRLTPLCGCAVAAGAGAAAALVRLADGTPAQAEQAVALVFSSVMGMICDGAKGGCALKVGTAAAEAWSAAQLALHGPGMTGAEGIVSPDFRASLRSLGEVSSLGFAAVDVAIIRLLERGVQ, from the coding sequence ATGGACATCGCCGCCTTTTTCGCCGCCGAAGTAAAGCCCGCGCTGGGCTGCACCGAGCCGGGGGCCGTGGCCCTTGCCGCCGCCACCGCCGCGCGCCATCTGCCCGCCCCGCCGGAGCGTATCCACCTGCGCCTTTCGGCCAACATCTACAAGAACGGCCAGTCCGTGGGCATTCCCGGCGCGCAGGGCCTGCGCGGCAACATGCTAGCCTCTGCGCTGGGAGCCCTTGCGGGCGATGCCGACATGGGCCTGCAAGCGCTGGCCGCCGTCACCGCCGACGATGTGGCCGCAGCCCGAGCCCTGACCGAGCGCGGCGCCGTGACGCAGGAAATCGTGCAGGACGTGCCCACCGTGTACGCCGAGGCGGAACTGTACCGCCCCGGCCATCTGGTGGTGGCCGTGGTGGCCGGGCGGCACGACCGGGTGGCCGAGGTGCGCCACAACGGGCAGGTGGTCTACCGGGCGGAAGACGCCCTTGGCGGCGACAGCCTGCCCCCGTACATGGCCGACCTGCAACGGGCCGCCTTTGACGACCTGTGGAACTGGGCCGACGGAATCGACGCCAACCTTGCCCGCGACCTGCTGCGCGGCGCGGAGATGAATCTGGCCGTGGCCGAACAGGGGCTGGCCAATCCGTGGGGGCTGGCCGTGGGGCACACCCTGGGAATGGCGCTGCGTGGCGGCGATTGCCGGAACGCCAGCTCTTCCGACGCCCGCGCGCCCGGCTCCTGTGCTCCTGACGCCTGCGGGCCGGACATCAGCGCCCGCGTGAAGGCCACCACGGCTGCCGCCGCCGACGTGCGCATGGCCGGGGCCAACCAGCCGGTCATGAGCAGCGCCGGTTCCGGCAACCACGGGCTTACCGCCATCATTCCTCCCGCGCTGGCCGCGCGCGCTTGGGGCCGCAGCGACGCGGAACTGGCCCGCGCGCTGGCCCTGTCGCACCTGGTCACCGGCGCGGTAAAGGCCCGCACGGGCCGCCTTACCCCGCTGTGCGGCTGCGCCGTGGCCGCCGGGGCGGGTGCCGCCGCCGCGCTGGTGCGCCTTGCGGACGGCACGCCCGCGCAGGCCGAGCAGGCCGTGGCGCTGGTGTTCTCGTCGGTCATGGGCATGATCTGCGACGGGGCCAAGGGCGGCTGCGCGCTGAAGGTGGGCACCGCCGCGGCAGAAGCCTGGAGCGCCGCGCAACTGGCCCTGCACGGGCCGGGCATGACCGGGGCCGAGGGCATCGTTTCGCCCGATTTCCGCGCCTCGTTGCGTTCGCTGGGCGAAGTGTCCAGCCTGGGTTTCGCCGCCGTGGACGTCGCCATCATCCGCCTGCTGGAGCGCGGCGTGCAGTAG
- a CDS encoding GNAT family N-acetyltransferase, which produces MHIRDERPGNEQDRRAIIHIEYMAFKGHPMHAPGAEPTEHLIPGLLRASGDLTLSLLAEVDGALVGHVALSPVVVGADPIRSDRAGWYLLGPVGVLPPMQGRGIGSALIREALRRMRDAGALGVVLVGDPGYYTRLGFVCVPGLHYPGVPDQYVLAVRFGDRLPQGDIIAHPAFAE; this is translated from the coding sequence ATGCACATCAGAGACGAACGCCCCGGCAACGAACAGGACCGCCGGGCGATCATCCACATCGAATACATGGCCTTCAAGGGCCACCCCATGCACGCCCCCGGTGCCGAACCCACCGAGCACCTGATACCCGGACTGCTGCGCGCCAGCGGCGACCTGACCCTGTCCCTGCTGGCAGAGGTGGACGGCGCTCTGGTGGGCCACGTGGCCCTTTCGCCCGTCGTGGTGGGGGCGGACCCGATACGTTCGGACCGCGCTGGCTGGTACCTGCTGGGGCCGGTGGGCGTGCTGCCCCCCATGCAGGGCAGGGGCATCGGCTCCGCCCTGATCCGCGAGGCGCTGCGCCGCATGCGCGACGCCGGTGCCCTGGGCGTGGTGCTGGTGGGCGACCCCGGCTACTACACCCGCCTCGGCTTCGTCTGCGTGCCGGGCCTGCACTATCCCGGCGTGCCCGACCAGTACGTGCTGGCCGTGCGTTTCGGCGACCGGCTGCCGCAGGGTGACATCATCGCCCACCCGGCCTTCGCGGAATAG
- the rsgA gene encoding GTPase RsgA produces MKHGMKYGMRNGITLQSWGFDPWFAAHAAEMAMEGCDVARVCAVDRGAYRIQGEGGEVPAELSGRLAYHTDSPADLPCVGDWVTAQWHSDATAGIIHRVFPRRTVLRRKAAGDGCGVQMIAANIDTAFIVQSCHYDFNPGRLERYLVMLADGGVEPVVVLTKTDLVTPEDLGNLVAVVAAVTPARVIALSSVTGAGLDVLRQALAPGRTYCLLGSSGVGKTTLLNQLTNGQAGAGVLDGQALATRADRATRADRATRADRATRAVSATGEGTHTTTRRQLTMLDGGALVVDTPGMREVGTVAAADGVDAGFADIALLAGECRYADCRHEHEAGCAVRAAVDRGELSATHYRNYLKLRKEAAFSEMSQLDRRRKDKAFGKMVKSVKKHKGY; encoded by the coding sequence ATGAAGCATGGCATGAAGTATGGCATGAGGAATGGCATCACGCTGCAATCATGGGGTTTCGACCCGTGGTTTGCCGCGCATGCGGCGGAAATGGCCATGGAAGGCTGCGACGTTGCCCGGGTCTGCGCGGTGGACCGGGGGGCGTACCGCATTCAGGGCGAAGGGGGCGAGGTGCCGGCGGAACTGTCGGGCAGGCTTGCCTACCATACGGACAGCCCCGCCGACCTGCCGTGCGTGGGTGACTGGGTGACGGCGCAGTGGCACAGCGACGCAACGGCGGGCATCATCCATCGGGTGTTCCCGCGCCGGACCGTGCTGCGGCGCAAGGCGGCGGGCGACGGCTGCGGGGTGCAGATGATCGCGGCCAACATCGACACGGCGTTCATCGTGCAATCGTGCCACTACGACTTCAACCCCGGCAGGCTGGAACGCTATCTGGTCATGCTGGCGGACGGGGGCGTGGAGCCCGTGGTGGTGCTGACCAAGACGGACCTCGTCACCCCGGAAGACCTCGGCAACCTGGTGGCGGTGGTGGCCGCCGTCACGCCCGCGCGGGTGATCGCGCTCAGCAGCGTGACCGGGGCCGGGCTGGATGTGTTGCGCCAGGCGCTTGCGCCGGGCAGGACTTATTGCCTGCTCGGTTCGTCGGGCGTGGGCAAGACGACCCTGCTCAACCAACTGACGAACGGACAGGCAGGGGCCGGGGTTCTGGATGGGCAGGCGCTTGCCACGCGCGCTGACCGGGCAACACGCGCTGACCGGGCAACACGTGCCGACCGGGCCACACGTGCTGTCAGCGCCACTGGCGAAGGCACCCACACCACCACCCGCCGCCAACTCACCATGCTGGATGGCGGGGCGCTGGTCGTGGACACGCCGGGCATGCGCGAGGTGGGCACCGTGGCCGCAGCGGACGGCGTGGACGCAGGGTTTGCGGATATCGCCCTGCTGGCGGGCGAGTGCCGCTATGCCGACTGCCGCCACGAACACGAGGCGGGCTGCGCCGTGCGGGCCGCCGTGGACCGTGGAGAACTGTCCGCCACGCATTACCGGAACTACCTGAAACTGCGCAAAGAGGCCGCGTTCAGCGAAATGTCGCAACTCGACCGGCGCAGAAAGGACAAGGCCTTCGGCAAGATGGTCAAATCGGTGAAGAAGCACAAGGGATACTGA
- a CDS encoding glutamine--tRNA ligase/YqeY domain fusion protein, whose protein sequence is MSDHNASEPDRKAEPGLDFIRALITADNANGRFDSRVHTRFPPEPNGYLHIGHAKSICLNFGVAREFGGKCNLRFDDTNPLKESQEYVDSIREDVKWLGGDWQGREFYASDYFEQLYQYAEQLILAGKAYVDSLSADEIREHRGTLTAPGKESPHRNRSVEENLDLFRRMRAGEFKDGEHVLRAKIDMASPNMVMRDPTLYRIRHAHHHRTGDAWCIYPMYDYTHCISDSIEGITHSICTLEFVNNRELYDWTLDTLGVYHPQQLEFARLNLTYTVLSKRKLIQLVEGGYVNGWDDPRMPTISGLRRRGVTPEALQDFCARIGVAKADSVVDFSLLEFCMREHLNAVAPRVMGVLDPIKVVIENYPDDQVETFDMPYHPEDTSHGSRTVPFSKVLYIERDDFREDPPKKYHRLAPGAEVRLRYAYYITCREVVKDADGNITELRCTYDPATKGGWSQDGRKVKGTIHWVSAAHALHAEVRLYEHLFSVENPNAAEEGKTFVDYLNPDSLKTVTAMLEPALADVAPGTRVQFERIGYFCADKDGTPGKPVFNRTVGLRDSWAKIEKKEGA, encoded by the coding sequence ATGAGCGATCACAACGCCAGCGAGCCCGACCGCAAGGCCGAGCCGGGTCTCGACTTCATCCGCGCGCTGATTACGGCGGACAACGCCAATGGCCGCTTCGACAGCCGGGTGCACACCCGCTTTCCCCCGGAACCCAACGGCTACCTGCATATCGGGCATGCCAAGTCCATCTGCCTCAACTTCGGGGTGGCGCGGGAATTCGGCGGCAAGTGCAACCTGCGCTTCGACGACACCAACCCGCTGAAGGAAAGCCAGGAATACGTGGATTCCATCCGCGAGGACGTGAAGTGGCTTGGCGGAGACTGGCAAGGCCGCGAATTCTACGCATCCGACTATTTCGAGCAGCTCTACCAGTACGCGGAACAGCTGATCCTGGCGGGCAAGGCCTACGTGGACAGCCTGTCGGCGGACGAAATCCGCGAGCATCGCGGCACGCTCACCGCCCCCGGCAAGGAAAGCCCCCACCGCAACCGCAGCGTGGAGGAAAACCTGGACCTGTTCCGGCGCATGCGCGCGGGCGAGTTCAAGGACGGCGAACACGTGCTGCGCGCCAAGATCGACATGGCCTCGCCCAACATGGTCATGCGCGACCCCACGCTGTACCGCATCCGTCATGCCCATCACCACCGCACCGGCGATGCGTGGTGCATCTACCCGATGTACGACTACACGCACTGCATCTCGGATTCCATCGAGGGCATCACCCACTCCATCTGCACGCTGGAGTTCGTGAACAACCGCGAACTCTACGACTGGACGCTGGATACCCTGGGCGTCTACCACCCGCAGCAGCTGGAATTCGCCCGGCTGAACCTGACCTACACCGTGCTGTCCAAGCGCAAGCTGATCCAGCTTGTGGAAGGCGGCTACGTGAACGGCTGGGACGACCCGCGCATGCCCACCATCAGCGGGCTGCGCCGCCGGGGCGTCACGCCCGAGGCATTGCAGGACTTCTGCGCGCGCATCGGGGTGGCCAAGGCCGATTCGGTGGTGGATTTCTCGCTGCTGGAATTCTGCATGCGCGAACACCTGAACGCCGTGGCCCCGCGCGTGATGGGCGTGCTGGACCCCATCAAGGTCGTCATCGAAAACTACCCCGACGACCAGGTGGAAACCTTCGACATGCCCTACCACCCGGAAGACACGTCGCACGGGTCGCGCACGGTGCCTTTCTCGAAGGTGCTGTACATCGAGCGCGACGACTTCCGCGAAGACCCGCCCAAGAAGTACCACCGCCTGGCCCCCGGAGCGGAAGTGCGGCTGCGCTACGCCTACTACATCACCTGCCGCGAAGTGGTGAAGGACGCGGACGGCAACATCACCGAGCTGCGCTGCACCTACGACCCGGCCACCAAGGGCGGCTGGTCGCAGGACGGGCGCAAGGTGAAGGGCACCATCCACTGGGTGTCTGCCGCGCATGCCCTGCACGCGGAAGTGCGCCTGTACGAACACCTGTTCTCGGTGGAAAACCCCAACGCGGCGGAAGAAGGCAAGACCTTCGTGGACTACCTGAACCCCGATTCGCTGAAGACCGTCACCGCCATGCTGGAACCGGCCCTGGCCGACGTGGCCCCCGGCACCCGCGTGCAGTTCGAGCGCATCGGCTACTTCTGCGCCGACAAGGACGGCACCCCCGGCAAGCCGGTGTTCAACCGCACCGTGGGCCTGCGCGACAGCTGGGCGAAGATAGAGAAGAAGGAAGGCGCGTAA